The segment CCATACGTTGCCGTCGGCATCGGCGAAGGGGGTGCCGAAGAACGGGACCGGCTGGCCGATCATGGCGCGATACTCGGCCATGGCTTCCTGGATGAGATCCTCGCGCCGAGCTTCGGACCCTACACGATTCCGGCGGTAGAGCACCCGGATGTAGGGCTCGCCGTGCTCCAGGAGTTCCGCGGCCAGCAGGTTGGGCTCGGGCCGCCAGCGCACGATCTGGGTGACCGTGCCGTCAGGCAGGCGCCAGGTGATCTCGGGTCGGTCGGATCGGGTGTAGACGAACTGCCCCGCGGCCACCGTGACCTCGCCCATGGACCGGATGATCGGGGATTCCTCCCCCGACCGCTGACTCGGGAAGTGGTCGTACGACGCGACGGTGTCGAGAGCGCCGGTTTCGATATCGAACACGGTCATGTGCCCGGCGAGCCACTCGGTGTCGATATCGATCCAGAGACTGGCGGGGTGTCGGTTCCAGAGCAGCAGCTCGCCGGATGCACCGATCCCGGCCACGCCGAAGTGCCCCGCCCGAGGGAGGCTCGAGATGCGCGCGACCGAGTCGCCGACGAAGAGCGTCAGGCGGGACAGACGATCATCGGGCACGAGGACGCTGTCCCGGCCCAGGACGAACACCGCGTGGGGGGAGATGACCTCGCCCGGTCCCTCTCCGGCGGTGGCGAGCACCTCGTGCGTCGTGCCGTCCGGGCTCAGGACGACCATGCCGCTGTACCAGGCGACGACGGCGCTTCCATCCGGCATGAGCCGGCCGGCGTCGATGAACTGGAATTCGAAGTCGCCGGGGTTCGCCCCGTGCCGGTACCGCGGTTCCGCCGCGAGGGCGAAGGGCGCCTCGCCCTCCGGCCGGCCGGCATACTCGACGATCCGCACGCCGGCGCTGTCCCGGACCTGGACCGCGATGTCGTCGGTAAGCCGGGGCTCCCCCCCGCAGGCGACGAAGACCGCCGCCAGGACCGGTATGCGGCTCGGCGTGAGTATGCGGCTCAGCGGCTGTGCGCGGTGCATCACCGGGCGAAGGGCAAGTCGGCGATGTCGTACCAGTCGAGGGCTCGATCGGGAAGCCCGTCGCCATCGTCCGGGCCGACCTGCCGGTCGACCAGCACGACCAGGGTCGAGCCCAGGATGTCGAAGGCGCGGAGCCGGTCGCGGACCCGCACCGACCCGAGGTATGCGGCATTCTCGTACACGTCCAGCCAGGACCATTCGTGCTGGTCGCGCTGGGTGGCGATCCAGTAGCGGTTGGCGGCGTCGAACAACTGCTCGCCCGCGCGCAGGTAGTAGTTCTTCGGAGTGGCGCGGTAGCGCTCCAACGCCTCGTCGGTGGCGGGCGTGCGCGGCAGACCCTGAGACCGGTTCAGGGCCAGGAGTTCCTCTTCCGTCCGGGCCACGTCCTGCTCGTTCGGGAGTTCCGGGACGTACAGCGGGGCGCGGAGCACGGTAGCGTCGCCGGTGCCGCCGACGAAGATCAGGTGCCCTTCGCAGGCCACGAACGCCCAGCCCCCGGCCGGGTCCGGGATGCCGTGGACAACTTGCTCGCAGTCGACGTCCCACGGCCCGGGCGGCGACTCTTCCTGCCGCAGGACTTCCCCGGAGGCGAGGTCCACGTCGTACCGGGTCATCAGCGATCCGGACATCCGGCCGAGCATCACCATGAAGTCCAGCGACACGCCCGAAACCGCGGCGCCGAAGGACGGGAAGGGCTGAAACACCTCCGGCAGCATTATGTCCGACACCCAGCCGCCCGATGGCTCGAAGACCGTGAAGCGGCCCAGGTCGGTATCCACCACGCCGACGGTTCCCGCCTCGCCGCGCGCGAGATACGCGGGATCGATAAACTCGCCGGGACCTTCGCCCTCGCGCCCGAAGACTCCGACGACGCCGCCTTCCCTCGTCACGCAGCGGATCTGCCCTTCGTAGGAGTCGATGAGGCAGGCCGTGCGCTCGTCCGCGAGCAGCGCGACTTCCTCGCTCTCGCTCAGCGGCACGGCGGCCGTGCTGATGAGTTCCGGAGTGAAAACTCCCGGGCCCGCGGCGTCATCCCGAACGCAGGCGGCGAAGAAGGCGACGACAAGGGTCAGGAGTGGAAGGCACACACCTGCACGGAGCCACTGACGCATGACGCTCTCCCCCAGATTCGGTTCAGTCTTGCTGAATCGGGGACACGGTCAGCTGCGGCTTTGGTTGCGCGTCAGTCCCTGCGCGTCAGTCCGGCTGGCCGTGGATCCATTCGGCCCAGGCCTCGACATCCGTGCCGAAGTCCTCGCCGCTGATGGCCTGGAGGAAGGTGATGGCCGGCGCGCGCGTCCCGCGGTGCTCGGCTCCCGCGTAGGCGAGCAGGAGGTCGGGTCGTTCGCGGGCCAGCCGCCGGCCGAACTCGGGTGCGATGCCCGTCGCGACGAGAACCCGCAGCGTTGTGGAGAAGTGCCACGGGTTCGTCCCGTCGAAGAGCGCCAGCAGTGGCTCTTCCGCCGGAGCCCAGTCCACCGGGCGCAGCGACTCGCCGGAGGCGGTCAGCCCCCGGAGCACGCCGCCGGCCATTGCGCCGACTCGTCCCTCCGGATCCGTCATGGAGAGGACGAGCGCGTGCCATGTCGCGTCGCGATCCGGGAAGTTGCTGAGCACGAACGCGGCGATCTCGCGCGTTTCCCACGAGGAATCCCTCTCCAGAAGTTCGAGAGCGAGGCGGTCGTCGCGCCTCCCATCCGCGCGGTCGAGCAGGCTCCACACCTCGGCAAGGGCCTCGGCGTCGACTCCCGTCCACCCGGCCACCTCGGCGGTGCGGTCGGCATCGGCCCGTGCGTAGAGCACCTGGGCGGCCAGACTCAGCAACCCGGGGTCCTCTTCCCCCAACGCCTTCAGGCTTTCCAGGGCCTCCGGCAGGACGAGGGTGTCGCTGCCGATCGTGCGGGGGCGGACGCGCGTGGCGTCTTCCACGCCGACTACGACTGTGTAGACCTCGTCGGACCCCGTGGTGCGGTACGACATGGCCGCCGCGTCGGCGAATCCGAGGTCGCGCTCCATGACGGCCGCGCAGGCGTGGAAGGGCTGGCCGGGGGCCAGTTCCTGGATCGCGTCGAAGAGTTCGCGCGCGGTCCACTCCTGCAACCCGACGAACTCGACCGGTCCGTCGGGCCCCTCGATTACCTGGCCCAGGCTCGGCGCCGCCGTCACGGCCAGGAGCACGACCGCGACGGGCACCACGCGGCGGAGTCTCATGGGATTCGCACCCATCCAGGAGTCTCGGTCTCAACCACCCGGAATCGAGACGTCGACTCCTGTGAAGCGTCTCATCCGGGCCGCTTCGGCACCGTATCGGTGGCCGGAGAAGGCAGTGTATCCGCGACCGGAGGGCGCAGCAATTCGAGGAGGAAGTCCACCGCTTCTTCGGATCCCGTGCGGCCGAGCCAGTAGATACCGCGCTCCCGCACCTCATGGTCGGGTTCGTTGCGGATCAGTTCCATCAGCACCCGAGGGACTTCGGAGTCGGCATCGGCCCGCTCGAAGATGGCGTAGATGGCCTGCATCTTCAGGAAGGGCTCCGAAATCTCTCCGTACAGGTCGGCGAGGTACGCCACCGTCACCGTCGGGTGACCCGCCCATGCGGTGAAGGCTTCCTCGCGCACGTCTTCGGACTCCTCCGTGTCGAAGGCAACGGAGCGCGCCCAGGCAGCCGTCTCCATGTCCTCTTCTTCGCGCACTCTTGGTTGCACGGCGCGGAGCACGGACTCCTTGAGGTCATCCGAATCGAGTCGTTCGTAGAGCGGAATAAAGGCGGCGGCTTGCACGTCATCCCGACGGCCCACCGCTCTGATCGCCGCGTTGCGGATACTCTCCGACTTGGAATCATCGAGGGCCGCGTTGACGAGCGCATTCACGGCGCCGTTGCGGAGTCCGTACTGCATCCAGGCGGCACCGGCTGTCGTCCCCTCGAACTCACTCCTGCGGAGGGCTTCGATCGCATCGCTCTGCATGGCGTAGTCGTCCGAGTCCTCAAGCGTCTGCTTGAGCACCTGGTACGCATCCCAGGAGTCGAAACGCCACATTTCCTGAAGCGCGTGCCTGCGGACGGACCTCTCCGAATGGGTCTCGAAGATGCCGAGGAGTACGTCCTCGGCTTCCTCGGTTCCCTGTCTCGCGACGAATTGGACCGCCTCCTCGTGCAGCCGCGGCGAACACTCGTCGTCACGGGCCAGGACATCGCGAAGCACCTGCATCCGGTTGATCTCGTTCTCGTAGCGCATGACCGCTTCGAGCGCCGCCAACTGCACCGACACGTCGTCGCACGTCCCCCGCTCCTGCGACGCGTTGGGCCAGGCCTCCTGGTATTCCGCCCGCTGCCAATCGACCCGCAGCAGATCGACGTCCAAGGCCAGCCGCTGGTAGTCCGCCACCTGCCGCTCGAAATCGGTGATGCTCTCCGCGGACTCCGCCAATCGCTGGAGGTAGTCCGGCGCGTCCGCCGCGTCCTGTGCGTCCGGCTCGCCCTGAGCCTCACCCATCAAGACGGCCAGCGAATCGGCGGCCACCGAGTCCGGCACAGCCGTCAGGTCGGCCACTCGTACGGGAAGCGTGACGGTGCGGCCCGCCACCTCCATGGGCATCACGCGAAAGCCGGGCGTCGTGGCGGCGACGTCGAGCGTCTCCTCCGCCTCGCGCAGCAGCCGCTCCGCATCGCCGGCGTCGCCCTGAGACGCGAGCTGGCCTCGGATCTCGAATTGCAGGGCCCGCGCGTCGTGGTACAGCCGCCCGGCCTGCCTATGCATTCGAGGATCGGCCGGGCGCGCCTCGGGGAATCCGACCGTGAGTATTTCGAGCAGCAACTGCGCCTCGGCCAGGTCGCCGAGGCGATAGCGGGCGAACGCCTCCCAGTAGTAGGAATCGGGCTCGAACGGGGGCGTCGTCAGGGCGGATTCGGTCCGCACCGCCTGGAAGAGCGCCACCGCGCGTTCGAACTCCTCCGCGTTGATGGCGCGGCGTGCCTCGAGGAATCGCGCCACCTCTTCCTGCTGGACAGTCTGCGCGGCAAGGGTCTCCGCCCCGAGCACGGGCAGCGCATCGCGCGCGGGCGCGGCGTCCACGATCGCGAGGCCGGCCAGCAGCAGCCCGGTCCACGTCAGGTGTCTTACGCGATTATTCATATCATGCCTCCATACGGTTCATTCACGTGCCGCTTCATGTGCCGCCTCATGTGCCGCTCACGGACCGGAGCCGCATCAGCGTCCCCTGCCGTTCCACGCTCTCGCGGGCCAGTTCGCGCTCGAAGTCCGGGGCGTCCGGGCCGAGGCGCGCGATCTGCACGAGGACGAGTTCGAGGTCCTGCAGCAGCGCGCGCTCCCGCTGGCCTTCCGCGGCGGGCGTGCTGAGCAGCGAACGGGTCTCGACCAGGAACTCGCGCGCCCACCTGGCCAGATCGCGCTGCGATTCGTCGGTTCCGATATCCGTGCGGAACGCGACGAGCAGGGCCTGGGTCCGGTCCAGGTGACGCGAGATCCGGGACATGTCGTATTCGGCGGCGGCGTCTCGGAGCGGCGGGTCCGCTTCGGGCCGGCCCGGGGTCGCGGCCGGGGCCGCGGCCGGCGGCGGATCGGCCGCGGCGAACTGCCGGTTCGTCTCCAGCGGCTCCTCGAGGACGGAGAGCGCCAGCGCTTCCTCGGCGGCCGTCGGCGCGAGGGGCCCGGAGTCGGTGGCGGCGACCGACATCGGTGCCGCCGTCACCGGTGCCGCCGTGGTCGGTGCCGTCGTCGTCGCGGCGACGGTTTCCGGCTCGGCGAGCACCGGGAGCTGGGCGCCACGGTCGAGCGCCACGGCCAGCGCGACCGAAGCGGCGACGGCGCCCGTCAGCCACACGGTCGTCCGGCCGGGCCGCCGCCCGAACGTCCGGGCCACGACCAGCCGCAGCGGGCCGCGGGCCGCCGTGCGCGCGCCGGGGTCCTCCGGCTGCCGCGCGACCCACTCCGCCTCCCACTCCGCCTCGATGCGTTCCCACATCGCCTCGCGCGGCGCGGGCGGCGGGTCGTGGTAGCCCAGCACATCGAACGGGCGATCGACGACCCCGCCGGCGCCGGGCAAGCCGTCCCCGAGGTCCACGGCCGCGTCCGAGGCGTCGTCCGTCACGCCCGGAGAGACAGGCTTCGCCGCCGCCCCGAGCCGCGCCTCGATCCCGGCCCACATGGCCTCTGCCGGGGCTTCCGGCGGGTCGTGGTAGTCGGCCGCCTCCCGGCGGACGAACCGGGCGAAGCGGCTCGCGTCGTCCATGCGATCCTTCAGCATGCCCATTCTCCCGCGAAATCCGCGAGCTTCTCCCGCAGGCGGCTGCGCGCGCGGAAGAGCTGCGACTTGGACGTCCCGGCCTTGATGCCGAGCATCGCCCCGATCTCCTCGTGCGTGTAGCCCTCGAGGTCGTGCAGCAGGAAGACGGTGCGATAGCCGGCGGGAAGCTCGTCGATGGCGCGGTGCAGCCGCTCCTTGACGTCGGGTTCGAGGCCGTGCACCCCGCGGGTCGAGCGCAGGTCCTCGTGCAGCGCGGTCTCGCGGCTGCGAAAGCGCTTCACCTTGCGGAGCCCGTTCAGCGACACGGTCGTGGCGATCGATCCCAGCCACGTCCCGAACGCGGCCTCGCCGCGAAACGTGTCGATCTTCGTGAACGCCCGCACGAACGTCTCCTGCGTGAAATCCTGGGCGAGATGGTCCTCGCCCGCGAACCGGTAGCAGATCCGGAACACGCGGTCGACGTGCGCGTCGTACAACGCGCGCGCCGCGTCCTGGTCTCCGTCCCTGAGCCGCTGAATGAGTTGCGGTTCCGTCACCGTGCCGGGGTCTCCGGGTACACGTCGGTTCTTCCGCTTCTTCTGCTTCTGGACCGGTGACACAGGCAACCGGGGATTGGTTGCGCGGGGATCGGTTGCGCGTGGATCGGGCGGACCGCCGGAGGGTGAATCGACGGGCGGACCCGGGGGACGACCGGGCCGCGGCGACGATGCGCCGCGGCCGGTCGACCGGAGGAGAGCTTCCGGGAGCGGCCGAGGCTCCCGGTCAGGCGCCGAGCCGGCTAGGCGACGGCGACCGCCGCGCCCTCCAGCACCTCGGCGATGTTCTCCAGCGCCCATTCCAGGCTCGCCTTCTCGATCGTGAGCGGAGGCGCGAACCGGATCACCTGCTCGTGCGTCTCCTTGGCGAGGATCCCGCGCGCCTGCAGCGCCTCGCAGAACGGACGCGCCGACCCCGACTCGTCCCGCACGACCACGCCGATGAACAGGCCCCGCCCGCGCACGTGGTCCACGTGCCGCGAGTCGATCGCCTCCAGTTCTCCCTTGAACCAGGAGCCCAGTTCATTCGAGCGCCCCGGCAGGTCCTCGTCCCGGATCACATCCAGCGCCGCCATCCCCACGGCCGCGCCGAGCGGATTCCCGCCGAACGTCGAGCCGTGGTCTCCCGGATGGAAGACGTCCATGATCGCCGAGTTGGCGAGGATCCCGGAGACGGGGAACACGCCCCCGCCGAGCGCCTTCCCGACGATCATGATGTCGCCGCGATCCGCCTCCCAGTCGGCGCAGAACAGCTTGCCCGTCCGCCCCAGGCCCGTCTGGATCTCGTCGTTGATCATGAGGACGCCGTTCGTCCGGCAGATTTCCAGCGCCCGCGCATAGAAGCCGTCGGGCGGCACCACCACGCCCGCCTCTCCCTGGATGGGCTCGACGAGGAAGCCGACGGTGTTCGGCGTGATCGCCGCCTCGAGCGCGTCCGCGTCGCCGTAGGGAATCGGCACGAAGCCCGGCGTGAAGGGACCGAACCCGAATGTGGATCCCTCATCCGAGGAAAAGCCGACGATGGTCGTCGTCCGACCGTGGAAGTTCTGCTCGCAGACGATGATCTCGGCCCGGTCCTCGGCCACGCCCTTCACGGTGTAGCCCCACTTGCGGGCCGCCTTGATCGCGGTCTCCACGCCCTCGGCGCCGGTGTTCATCGGCAGCGCGCGCTCGAACCCGGTCATCTCGCACAACTGCTGGAGGAACGGGCCCATGCGGTCGTTGTGGAAGGCGCGCGACGTGAGCGTGAGCTTCTCCGCCTGCGCGCGCAGCGCCTCGATGATGCGGGGGTGGCGGTGTCCCTGGTTCACCGCGGAATAGGCGCTCAGCATGTCGAGATACCGGCGGCCCTCCACGTCCCACACCCACTCGCCCTCGCCGCGCTCGAGCACGACGGGAAGCGGGTGGTAGTTGTGCGCGCTCCACGTGTCGACCTGAGAGATGTAATCGGTGGTGTTCATCGCTTCCTCATTGGGCTACCGAATTGGGCTGCCGAGCAATCCTCGGCCTGCGGTTGGATCTGAACCCCGTCGGGGGATGGGAGCCGTCCTCGCCGGATCGAACCGGACCTGAGAGAGTAGACGAAAGGCCTACGCCCGACAAGGTGATCCGGGCGCGTGTCCCCGTCGGTCCCCGTCCCCCCGGCGGGCTGCTACCTTGGGCGCATGAACGGCGTATCCGTCATCCCCGACTTTGCCGAATTCTCCCGCCTCGCCGAGCCCGGGCGGATGGTGCCCGTGGCCCTCGAAATCCCGTTCGACCTGGACACGCCGGTCACGGCGTTCTCGAAGCTGCGGCGCGGGCCGTTCTCCTTCCTGCTCGAGTCGGTCGAGGGCGGGGAGCGCTGGGCGCGATTCAGCTTTCTCGGCTCGGAGCCCCGGGAGGCCTGGCGGCTCGACGGCCCGGAGATCCGGCGGTGGACGCCGGGCGCGGGCTGGGGAGAACCCGAAGCCACGAGCGACCCCTTCGGCGCCTTCGAGGCCTGGATCACGCGCTACGAACCGGTCGAAGTCCCTGTCCTGCCGCGGTTCTGGGGCGGCGCGGTCGGTTTCTTCGGCTACGACACGGTGCGCTGGCTCGAGCGCCTGCCGGCGGCGCCGCCCGACGACCTCGGCGTGCCCGACGCCTGCTTCCTGTCGACGGAGCACACGCTCATCATCGACAACCTCTATTCGCGGGCCATCGCCGTGGCGGCCGTCCCGGTCGCGCCCGGCGACGATCCGGCCGAACTGTACGGGGACGCCGCCGACCGGCTCGCCGACTGGGTGCGCGGCCTGCAGAACCCGCACGGGCTGGGGCCGCTCGGCAACGGCGCGGCGCGCGCGCCGGAGGTGGCCGGAAACCGCTCGCGGGACGACTACGAGGCGGCCGTCGAGCGGATTCGCGAGTACATCGTGGCGGGCGACGCCTACCAGGTCGTGGTCTCGCAGCGTGCGGCCGCCCGTTACGACGGCGACCCCCTCGAGCTTTATCGGGCGCTCCGGCGCAGCAACCCGTCGCCCTACCTCTTCTTCATCGAACTGGACGGCATGCGCCTCATCGGCTCCTCCCCGGAGACGCTGGTCCGGGTCGAAGACGGGATCGTCACCGTGCGCCCGATCGCAGGGACGCGCCCGCGCGGGGCCACGCCGCCGGAGGACGAGCGGCACGCGCGCGAGCTGCTCGCCGACGAGAAGGAGCGGGCGGAGCACCTCATGCTGGTGGATCTCGGCCGCAACGATGTGAGCCGCGTCGCCCGTCCCGGCTCCGTCGAGGTGTCGCGCTTCATGGAGATCGAGCGCTACAGCCACGTGATGCACCTCGTGAGCGAGGTGGCGGGGTCGCTGAGGGACGGAGCCGACGCCGTCGACGCGTTCAAGGCCTGCTTCCCCGCCGGCACGCTCACCGGCGCCCCCAAGGTGCGCGCGATGGAGATCCTGGACGAACTCGAGCCGACCCGTCGCGGACCCTACGGCGGAGCGGCCGGCTACGTCGGCTACGGGGCCACGAGCCTCGACATGGCGATCGTCATCCGCACGCTGCTCTCCGTTGGCGACCGCGTGTACGCGCAGGCGGGCGCGGGAATCGTCTACGACTCCGAACCCGCACGCGAGTGGGAAGAGACCCGCCACAAGGCCCGCGTCCTCCTCGAGGCACTGACGAAGGTTTAGCGGGCCGTGGCACAGCGGGGCTTGCCACGGCCTGTCGGTCAGAGGCCGGCGAGGCGTTCTTCGCGGGCGACGATGGAGTCGATCTGGTCGGCGTATTCCTTGGCGTAGGCGAGGGCTTCCTCCAGCGCCTCCGTGCGCATCCCGGCGAAGCGCTGGCCCACGGCAGCGCTCATCGCCCGGCCGGGGCCGGCCGCGGTCGCGACCTCCCATACCTCCGGCCCGCCGCGCAGGGCCGCCCGGCGGCCCGCCCGGGTCTCCCGAAACTCGACCTGGGGGAAACTCTGCAGCGCGAGCCACTCCAGGAGGATGTTCCTGAGTCCCTCCGACGGGGTCCACTGCTGCTCGAGGAAGACGCGTTCGAGTTCCGACTCGACTTCGCGTGAGACGCGCGTGCAGAGGGGGCGAGGCAAAGGCATGTATACATGGTATACCGTCTCCCGGGGACATGCAAGCCCGCCGGAACCCGCGACGCGACGGCGGATCGCGATGTCACCCTTTTTCCGTTCGTGGCGTCTACGGGTGTAGGGCGGGGGCTCGCCGCTCCCGGATTCGGCCTTGGACAGGAGGCAACGCGACCATGGCGACGACGAACGTTCACGGCACCCGATCCCGGATCGGCGCCCTGCTCGCGCTGATGCTCGCGATCGCGGGCCCGACTCTTTCTCACGCCCAGTCCGGGACCCAGCCGGAGACGGGGACGGTGCAGGGACGGGTGTCCGACGCGACGGCCAACACCGGGGTCGGCGGCGCGCAGGTCTTCGTGGCGGGGACGACGATCGGGACGCTGACCGGCGCGGAGGGCGCGTATTCGCTTCCGGGCGTGCCGGCGGGGGAGCAGGTCGTCACGGTCCGGTTGATCGGCTACCGGGAGGCCAGCAGACGGGTCACCGTGACGGCGGGCGAGACCGTAACGCTGGACTTCACCGTCGAGCAGCTGCCGTTGCGACTGAGGGATTTGGTGCCCCTCAGCGCGACCGTCACGACGGTGGCGGAGACGCACCCGTTCCACAACACGGAGTCGTACGCCCTGATCGAGGAGAACGGCTTCCGCCGCGTCGGCGAGTCGCCGCTCTCCACCTTTTCCATCGATGTGGACCGCGCGTCGTACGCCAACATCCGGCGCTTCATCCAGGCGGGGGAGCGGCCGCCCGTCGACGCGGTTCGGATCGAGGAGATGATCAACTACTTCCCGTACGAGTGGGATGCCGCGCCGGGGGACCGTCCCTTCGAGGTCGTCACCGAGGTGTGGGATGCGCCGTGGAAGCCGGAGCACCGGCTCGTTCGCATCGGGCTGAAAGCGCCCTCCGTCGACACGGA is part of the Candidatus Palauibacter scopulicola genome and harbors:
- the rocD gene encoding ornithine--oxo-acid transaminase → MNTTDYISQVDTWSAHNYHPLPVVLERGEGEWVWDVEGRRYLDMLSAYSAVNQGHRHPRIIEALRAQAEKLTLTSRAFHNDRMGPFLQQLCEMTGFERALPMNTGAEGVETAIKAARKWGYTVKGVAEDRAEIIVCEQNFHGRTTTIVGFSSDEGSTFGFGPFTPGFVPIPYGDADALEAAITPNTVGFLVEPIQGEAGVVVPPDGFYARALEICRTNGVLMINDEIQTGLGRTGKLFCADWEADRGDIMIVGKALGGGVFPVSGILANSAIMDVFHPGDHGSTFGGNPLGAAVGMAALDVIRDEDLPGRSNELGSWFKGELEAIDSRHVDHVRGRGLFIGVVVRDESGSARPFCEALQARGILAKETHEQVIRFAPPLTIEKASLEWALENIAEVLEGAAVAVA
- a CDS encoding sigma-70 family RNA polymerase sigma factor — protein: MTEPQLIQRLRDGDQDAARALYDAHVDRVFRICYRFAGEDHLAQDFTQETFVRAFTKIDTFRGEAAFGTWLGSIATTVSLNGLRKVKRFRSRETALHEDLRSTRGVHGLEPDVKERLHRAIDELPAGYRTVFLLHDLEGYTHEEIGAMLGIKAGTSKSQLFRARSRLREKLADFAGEWAC
- a CDS encoding anthranilate synthase component I family protein, with product MNGVSVIPDFAEFSRLAEPGRMVPVALEIPFDLDTPVTAFSKLRRGPFSFLLESVEGGERWARFSFLGSEPREAWRLDGPEIRRWTPGAGWGEPEATSDPFGAFEAWITRYEPVEVPVLPRFWGGAVGFFGYDTVRWLERLPAAPPDDLGVPDACFLSTEHTLIIDNLYSRAIAVAAVPVAPGDDPAELYGDAADRLADWVRGLQNPHGLGPLGNGAARAPEVAGNRSRDDYEAAVERIREYIVAGDAYQVVVSQRAAARYDGDPLELYRALRRSNPSPYLFFIELDGMRLIGSSPETLVRVEDGIVTVRPIAGTRPRGATPPEDERHARELLADEKERAEHLMLVDLGRNDVSRVARPGSVEVSRFMEIERYSHVMHLVSEVAGSLRDGADAVDAFKACFPAGTLTGAPKVRAMEILDELEPTRRGPYGGAAGYVGYGATSLDMAIVIRTLLSVGDRVYAQAGAGIVYDSEPAREWEETRHKARVLLEALTKV
- a CDS encoding HEAT repeat domain-containing protein: MNNRVRHLTWTGLLLAGLAIVDAAPARDALPVLGAETLAAQTVQQEEVARFLEARRAINAEEFERAVALFQAVRTESALTTPPFEPDSYYWEAFARYRLGDLAEAQLLLEILTVGFPEARPADPRMHRQAGRLYHDARALQFEIRGQLASQGDAGDAERLLREAEETLDVAATTPGFRVMPMEVAGRTVTLPVRVADLTAVPDSVAADSLAVLMGEAQGEPDAQDAADAPDYLQRLAESAESITDFERQVADYQRLALDVDLLRVDWQRAEYQEAWPNASQERGTCDDVSVQLAALEAVMRYENEINRMQVLRDVLARDDECSPRLHEEAVQFVARQGTEEAEDVLLGIFETHSERSVRRHALQEMWRFDSWDAYQVLKQTLEDSDDYAMQSDAIEALRRSEFEGTTAGAAWMQYGLRNGAVNALVNAALDDSKSESIRNAAIRAVGRRDDVQAAAFIPLYERLDSDDLKESVLRAVQPRVREEEDMETAAWARSVAFDTEESEDVREEAFTAWAGHPTVTVAYLADLYGEISEPFLKMQAIYAIFERADADSEVPRVLMELIRNEPDHEVRERGIYWLGRTGSEEAVDFLLELLRPPVADTLPSPATDTVPKRPG